CGGCTGACGACTCGCCAGTACTACGCTACGTGGGTTCCGAAAACGGAGGAACCTACCATACCTGCTACGAGGTAGAAGACCTTGAGGCCGCGGTCAACGACCTGCGCGCGGCGGGTGCCTTTCCGGTGACCCGCCCTACCCCTGCTGTAGCGTTCGACGGGAGGAGGATCGTATTCCTGCTATCCGGTGAGCAACAGCTCGTCGAGCTTGTTGAACAAGCTCCCCCGAACTGACGACCGGGGTGAGAGGGTTCGACGGCGATACCCCGGGGGTCGTGGGTGAAACAGCCGCAGAACCGAAACCCATCAAGGACCCCACGCCCAGCGAGCGGGACAGGAAGCAAATTGCCAGGGGAAATACGATGCCAGCCATCGTCCCTGCTAACACGTGCATCGCCACGCCGTCAACGCCGAGTACCTGCTGCATTACAATACGAGTACCCGCGGTAGCAAAGAGATGCGTCATGTAAATGGCCAGCGAGTAACGCCCCAGCGTGGCAAGCCACGGGGCTGTTCTGCCTCGAGCAACCACGGCACACACAGCGACTGCTGCAGCTGTACCGAGCAGCGGTACGTGGATCCACCGCGGCATGGTAGCCACCACCGGGTGCGCCCCCCACATGTCTGGCATCACTATACTAAAAACGTAGTGGGTCACGGCCACTCCGTAGACCAACAGCACCCCGACGGCATGCCCCATCCTGACCGTCCCGGCTGCTCTCTTGAGCCAGGCCGCAGACAGGGAACCGAGGCAAAAGAACAGGTAGTGGGCCAGGCACTCGTTGAGTACCCCCGCGTGGAATGTCGACTGGCCCATATTCATGGCCAGCGCCACGCCCAGATGCAGCCACCACGGGAGACGCCGCAATACCGCGTATGCGAGAAAACAAAAGAACAAGGCGTAGAGAAACCACATCTGCTGGACGGGATCCCAGGCTATGGTAGCGAGACGGTCGATCTCCATGGGGTTGTTCACCTGGTTGTTCATGACCGAGCGGCCCACAACCAGTACCGTTGACCACAACAGGTAGGGGTACCCTACTCCCCACCACTTGCCGCGCAGGTAAACACCCGGGCTGCGCTCCGTGGCCCCGGAAGCCATCACGCCCGACAGGAAAAAGAAGAGGCCCACCGCGAACCCGAGCATGCCCGCGTAGTAGAGCGACCCGAACGGCTCGGGCATCGCCAGCGTACTTCCTTGTATACCAGCCGCGCAGTGAACATTGACCACCAGCAGGATCGCGACCCCACGGGCGTAGTCCACCCAGCCCAGGCGCGTAGAATTGTCGTTTTCTATTGAAAGCAGCTGAGAATCCCCAAGCGAGCCCCGGGACCGGCTTGCCTCTATTATGGTAAGCCGGCGAGTGACTGCCGCGCTACATAGAAACGCGCGGGTACCAAAAAACTCGAATCGAGGGCTCTGGGGAAGGGATCGGACCCGGGAGAAGGTCAGGCAGTGCCAAAACCAAACCAGCGCTCTGCCCCGAGCCTCTTTGAAAACCTGAAGAGCAATATGGGGAATATCACGCCGGCGGCCGTACCCAGAATA
The nucleotide sequence above comes from Candidatus Binatota bacterium. Encoded proteins:
- a CDS encoding acyltransferase, which gives rise to MDPRSPARNFCHPRRRRDARSLEAPSLADLYRALINAHLPGPPHSHRRHAGGAAEVFRPAGCYPAYYSGYGRRRDIPHIALQVFKEARGRALVWFWHCLTFSRVRSLPQSPRFEFFGTRAFLCSAAVTRRLTIIEASRSRGSLGDSQLLSIENDNSTRLGWVDYARGVAILLVVNVHCAAGIQGSTLAMPEPFGSLYYAGMLGFAVGLFFFLSGVMASGATERSPGVYLRGKWWGVGYPYLLWSTVLVVGRSVMNNQVNNPMEIDRLATIAWDPVQQMWFLYALFFCFLAYAVLRRLPWWLHLGVALAMNMGQSTFHAGVLNECLAHYLFFCLGSLSAAWLKRAAGTVRMGHAVGVLLVYGVAVTHYVFSIVMPDMWGAHPVVATMPRWIHVPLLGTAAAVAVCAVVARGRTAPWLATLGRYSLAIYMTHLFATAGTRIVMQQVLGVDGVAMHVLAGTMAGIVFPLAICFLSRSLGVGSLMGFGSAAVSPTTPGVSPSNPLTPVVSSGELVQQARRAVAHRIAGIRSSSRRTLQQG